One Flavobacterium sp. 90 DNA segment encodes these proteins:
- a CDS encoding DUF6660 family protein — MKWITIILSVYLLALSNMPCADMEVNSAAHKTAQFSSEANHSHDKDNDLCSPFCACNCCGAQVLTYQTASVFDFQVVTAIISIQLPSYNSVFASNFYGSIWQPPQIA, encoded by the coding sequence GTGAAATGGATAACAATAATATTGTCGGTTTATTTATTAGCACTTTCAAATATGCCTTGTGCAGATATGGAAGTAAATAGTGCCGCCCATAAAACAGCCCAATTTTCATCAGAAGCAAATCATTCGCACGATAAAGACAATGATTTATGTTCTCCGTTTTGCGCCTGTAATTGTTGTGGAGCACAGGTTTTAACTTATCAAACCGCTTCAGTTTTTGATTTTCAGGTAGTAACAGCAATCATTTCAATACAATTACCAAGTTATAATTCTGTTTTTGCTTCCAATTTCTACGGAAGTATCTGGCAACCGCCTCAAATAGCATAA